One window of the Esox lucius isolate fEsoLuc1 chromosome 8, fEsoLuc1.pri, whole genome shotgun sequence genome contains the following:
- the timm44 gene encoding mitochondrial import inner membrane translocase subunit TIM44: MAASLSQCYQLCVRRSLLASCPSNVLLYNRPHIYRICGSLGGCSQVRYASDREGGRKGFFGGFLDNLKQELSKNKEMKENIKKFREEAKKLEESDALNQARRKFKTIESETVKKSEVLKKKFGTLSETVKESLGEVSRSDIGKKIMEGMEEAAKTAKTSAETVSKSGEKLGKTGAFRAISQGMESVKKEIDDLNQTGPYRAPKRLRKRSDFSSKSAENENKVFEANEEAMGVVLHKDSKWYAQWKDFKDNNMVFNRFFEMKMKYDESENALIRASRAVTDKMTDLIGGLFSKTEMSEVLTEVLKVDPSFDKDGFLKQCEYDIIPNVLEAMIRGELEVLKDWCYEATYSQLAHPIQQAKAMGLQFHSKILDIDNIDLAMGKMMEQGPVLIITFQAQLVMVIRNTKGDVIEGDPDKVLRMMYVWALCRDQEELNPYAAWRLLDISASSTEQIL, translated from the exons CTGTGTGTCAGAAGAAGTTTGCTTGCATCCTGTCCTTCAAATGTTCTCCTGTACAACAGACCTCATATATACAGGATTTGTGGGTCTCTAGGAGGTTGCTCACAG GTACGGTATGCCTCCGATAGGGAAGGTGGGCGAAAAGGCTTCTTTGGAGGGTTCTTGGACAATCTCAAACAAGAGCTCAGCAAGAACAAGGAGATGAAGGAGAACATCAAGAAGTTTCGTGAAGAGGCCAAAAAGTTGGAAGAATCAGATGCTCTCAATCAAGCTCGGCGGAAATTT aaaaccattgagTCTGAAACTGTGAAGAAGTCTGAAGTTCTAAAGAAGAAGTTTGGTACCTTGTCGGAGACAGTGAAAGAG AGTCTTGGAGAGGTCAGTCGTTCAGATATAGGAAAGAAGATCATGGAGGGTATGGAGGAAGCTGCAAAGACAGCCAAAACGTCTGCAGAGACCGTGTCCAAGAGTGGGGAGAAACTGGGAAAGACCGGTGCCTTCAGAGCAATATCACAG GGTATGGAGAGTGTGAAGAAGGAGATTGATGACCTTAATCAGACTGGTCCCTACCGGGCACCCAAGAGATTACGGAAGAGGAGTGACTTTTCGTCCAAATCTGCAGAAAATGAGAACAAGGTGTTCGAGGCCAATGA GGAGGCCATGGGAGTGGTGCTGCACAAGGACTCCAAGTGGTACGCACAGTGGAAGGACTTCAAGGACAACAACATGGTTTTTAACA GATTTTTTGAGATGAAGATGAAGTATGATGAAAGTGAGAATGCCCTGATCAGAGCGTCTCGTGCTGTCACAGATAAAATGACCGACCTCATAG GTGGGCTCTTCTCCAAGACAGAAATGTCAGAGGTGCTGACAGAAGTTCTAAAGGTTGACCCGTCGTTTGACAAGGATGGCTTCCTCAAGCAGTGTGAATATGACATTATCCCTAATGTCCTGGAG GCCATGATCCGAGGGGAGTTGGAGGTGCTGAAGGATTGGTGTTACGAAGCG ACGTATAGCCAGCTGGCCCATCCCATCCAACAGGCCAAGGCAATGGGTCTGCAGTTCCACTCGAAGATCCTTGACATAGACAACATTGAT CTGGCCATGGGGAAGATGATGGAGCAGGGTCCCGTGCTCATAATCACCTTCCAGGCCCAGCTGGTGATGGTGATCCGCAACACTAAGGGAGACGTCATAGAGGGAGACCCT GACAAGGTGCTAAGGATGATGTATGTGTGGGCTCTGTGTCGCGACCAGGAGGAGCTCAACCCCTATGCTGCCTGGAGACTCCTGGACATCTCTGCCTCCAGCACCGAGCAGATTCTCTGA